A genomic window from Corynebacterium fournieri includes:
- the ppk2 gene encoding polyphosphate kinase 2 — MSHDNKPPKLSKKAYEKELLRLQAELVAMQQWVVENGERIVIIMEGRDAAGKGSAIKRITQYMNPRTCRIEALPKPTDREQGQWYFQRYVEKLPTAGEIVIFDRSWYNRAGVERVMGFASSQEYRRFLHQAPIFERLLVEDGIMLRKYWFSVSDEEQYKRFKSRRNDPLRQWKLSPMDLESITKWEEYSRAKDEMFVHTDIPSAPWYTVESEDKKRSRINVISHLLSTIPYEHITPDLPEIPERPEITDYERPPRDEFRYVPDVAANLERGKGKDKKKKKKK, encoded by the coding sequence ATGAGCCACGACAACAAACCGCCGAAACTGTCCAAGAAGGCATACGAGAAGGAGCTGCTGCGTCTGCAGGCCGAGCTCGTTGCCATGCAGCAGTGGGTAGTCGAAAACGGCGAGCGCATCGTCATCATCATGGAGGGCCGCGACGCAGCCGGCAAGGGCTCCGCGATCAAGCGCATCACCCAGTACATGAACCCGCGCACCTGTCGCATCGAGGCGCTGCCCAAGCCCACCGACCGGGAGCAGGGGCAGTGGTACTTCCAGCGCTACGTGGAAAAACTGCCCACCGCCGGCGAGATCGTCATCTTCGACCGCTCCTGGTATAACCGCGCCGGTGTTGAGCGAGTGATGGGCTTCGCCTCCTCCCAGGAGTACCGCCGCTTCCTCCACCAGGCCCCGATTTTCGAGCGTCTGCTCGTCGAAGACGGCATCATGCTGCGCAAGTACTGGTTCTCCGTGTCCGATGAGGAGCAGTACAAGCGCTTCAAGTCGCGCCGCAACGACCCCCTGCGCCAGTGGAAGTTGTCGCCGATGGACTTGGAGTCCATCACCAAGTGGGAGGAGTACTCCCGGGCCAAGGACGAGATGTTCGTTCACACCGATATCCCGTCGGCGCCGTGGTACACCGTGGAAAGCGAGGACAAGAAGCGCTCCCGCATCAACGTCATCTCGCACCTGCTGTCGACGATTCCCTACGAGCACATCACCCCGGATCTGCCGGAGATTCCGGAGCGGCCTGAAATCACGGACTACGAGCGCCCGCCCCGTGACGAGTTCCGCTACGTCCCCGACGTCGCCGCCAACCTCGAGCGCGGCAAAGGCAAGGACAAGAAGAAGAAAAAGAAGAAGTAG
- a CDS encoding 3-hydroxyisobutyryl-CoA hydrolase — MTEFVKTEVRGTTGVITLDRPKALNSLNPEMARAIDATLKQWRDDDAVEQVVIQSSGKHFCSGGDVRAARDGILTGHEAEVDAFFADEYAMNLDIANYPKPYIALCSGVIMGGGMGVSAHGSHMVVTEDAFASMPEMNIGYITDVGMSWVLQNLPKVPSQSLGTFLGLTGYRLSPDDMLATGLATHKVATLDGVLDGIVADGPGYLDTIALEPGESTLLSLLDDIDTVFTGPWDEIRARLDGDLAERVAELTEQASPSSLVAAAELFAANATQDLAGALDNERRLGALMTREPDFAEGVRAVLVDKDQSPNFAPQPEPGKYRDVLRNELFG, encoded by the coding sequence ATGACTGAGTTTGTGAAGACCGAAGTCCGCGGCACCACCGGTGTGATCACGCTCGACCGCCCGAAGGCGCTGAACTCGCTGAATCCGGAAATGGCCCGCGCCATCGACGCGACATTGAAGCAGTGGCGCGATGACGACGCCGTCGAGCAGGTGGTCATCCAATCGTCCGGCAAGCATTTCTGCTCCGGCGGCGACGTGCGCGCCGCCCGCGACGGCATTCTCACCGGGCACGAGGCCGAGGTGGACGCGTTCTTCGCAGACGAGTACGCCATGAACCTGGATATCGCGAACTACCCCAAGCCCTACATCGCGCTGTGCAGCGGGGTGATCATGGGCGGCGGCATGGGAGTGTCCGCGCACGGGTCGCACATGGTGGTCACCGAAGACGCTTTCGCCTCGATGCCGGAGATGAACATCGGCTACATCACCGACGTAGGCATGTCGTGGGTGTTGCAGAATCTGCCGAAGGTGCCGTCGCAAAGCTTGGGCACCTTTTTGGGGCTGACTGGCTACCGTTTGTCGCCGGACGACATGCTGGCTACCGGCCTGGCCACGCACAAGGTTGCCACGCTCGACGGGGTGCTTGACGGCATCGTCGCCGACGGTCCCGGCTACCTCGACACAATCGCGCTTGAGCCGGGGGAGTCGACGCTGCTTTCGCTTCTCGACGATATCGATACCGTCTTCACCGGCCCGTGGGATGAAATCCGTGCCCGGCTCGACGGCGACTTGGCCGAGCGCGTGGCGGAGCTGACCGAGCAGGCCTCGCCATCATCGCTGGTAGCCGCCGCCGAACTGTTCGCCGCGAACGCCACGCAGGACCTCGCCGGCGCGCTTGACAACGAGCGGCGTCTCGGCGCGCTGATGACGCGCGAGCCGGACTTTGCGGAAGGGGTGCGCGCGGTGCTCGTGGACAAGGACCAGTCCCCGAACTTCGCCCCGCAGCCAGAACCCGGCAAGTACCGGGACGTCCTGCGTAACGAGCTATTCGGCTAA
- a CDS encoding histidine-type phosphatase, protein MSIFSRRAVCVVAAASVAVSNVAAAGADTATYYSTKQPYFPAGTIDSYSKAPEGFQQIYTSSVNRHGSRGLSSFKYDDLAGQMLTAAKERGQLTELGERLIPQVEAMSKANRELTGPGEGGYGNLTAFGRAELNGIGERNARRNAELFDAIDREKHSISFLSSGEDRAIESGWYFGSGLLETNPELTDNLTYGAANGHVELEPRRDLLYAHKDKTAPSYEAYKAWADGDVLEEKVEQAYAKPASREAATSLLEKIFAPEFIDAIDHGTLTFVGVEKKDKTVEGIVDAALQFYNLYIIAPAMEEEPAKPAEGWIFDEYMDESDGPTFAYLLDVEDYYEKGPAIEGQTVSYDNFEPLLDHMLDGVRERAEGGDTAAEFRFGHAETIVPLAALLKLPGSEKGVPANQVMDYSNSSWRGDKVAPMGANIQWDAFQNDNDDTIVRMLYNEAEVPFHSGCVPIEEGSMFYTIDELEDCLPLGATSDHAKARLTETATPVPSPETSSSKMGAPEAIAIAVAAFFSVWALLGLGGEVIARLMPH, encoded by the coding sequence ATGTCCATATTTTCCCGTCGTGCTGTATGTGTAGTCGCAGCTGCGTCTGTAGCTGTCAGCAACGTTGCGGCTGCCGGCGCCGACACCGCGACGTACTACTCCACAAAGCAGCCCTACTTCCCTGCCGGAACCATCGACAGTTACAGCAAAGCCCCCGAAGGTTTCCAGCAGATCTACACGAGCTCGGTCAACCGCCACGGATCGCGAGGGTTGTCTTCATTCAAGTACGACGACCTCGCCGGCCAGATGCTCACCGCCGCCAAAGAACGCGGTCAGCTCACGGAACTCGGCGAACGCCTCATCCCGCAGGTCGAGGCGATGAGCAAAGCTAACCGCGAACTGACCGGTCCGGGTGAAGGCGGCTACGGCAACCTCACTGCCTTCGGTCGCGCCGAGTTGAACGGCATCGGCGAGCGCAACGCGCGGCGCAACGCGGAACTGTTCGACGCTATCGACCGCGAAAAGCACTCCATTAGTTTCCTGTCCTCCGGTGAGGACCGCGCGATTGAATCCGGCTGGTACTTCGGCAGCGGCCTGCTTGAAACCAATCCGGAACTTACCGACAACCTCACGTACGGTGCGGCCAACGGCCATGTAGAGCTCGAGCCCCGCCGAGACCTCCTCTACGCGCACAAGGACAAAACGGCGCCGAGCTACGAGGCATACAAAGCGTGGGCCGACGGCGACGTACTCGAAGAAAAGGTGGAGCAAGCCTACGCAAAACCCGCATCCCGCGAGGCGGCCACGAGCCTACTGGAAAAGATTTTCGCGCCGGAGTTCATCGACGCGATCGATCACGGCACCCTGACGTTCGTCGGCGTTGAGAAGAAAGACAAGACCGTTGAGGGCATCGTTGATGCCGCCCTGCAGTTCTACAACCTGTACATCATTGCCCCAGCCATGGAGGAAGAGCCGGCGAAGCCCGCCGAAGGTTGGATCTTCGACGAATACATGGATGAGTCCGACGGCCCGACATTCGCATACCTTCTCGATGTCGAGGACTACTACGAGAAGGGCCCAGCCATTGAGGGCCAGACCGTCTCTTACGACAACTTCGAGCCACTGCTCGACCACATGCTCGACGGTGTGCGCGAGCGCGCCGAGGGCGGTGACACCGCGGCCGAGTTCCGTTTCGGCCACGCGGAGACCATCGTTCCGCTAGCGGCGTTATTGAAACTGCCGGGCTCGGAGAAGGGCGTGCCGGCAAACCAGGTCATGGACTACTCCAACTCTTCGTGGCGTGGCGACAAGGTCGCACCGATGGGAGCGAACATTCAATGGGACGCGTTCCAAAACGACAACGACGACACCATTGTCCGGATGCTGTACAACGAGGCCGAAGTTCCGTTCCACTCCGGCTGTGTGCCGATCGAAGAAGGTTCGATGTTCTACACGATCGATGAGCTTGAAGACTGTCTCCCGCTGGGCGCAACCTCAGACCACGCAAAGGCCCGCCTCACCGAGACCGCAACTCCCGTTCCGTCACCAGAAACGTCGTCCAGCAAGATGGGCGCGCCCGAAGCCATCGCGATTGCCGTCGCAGCCTTCTTCTCGGTCTGGGCCCTGCTCGGCCTTGGTGGGGAGGTCATTGCGCGGCTGATGCCCCATTAG
- a CDS encoding LamB/YcsF family protein produces the protein MHIDLNADLGETTAGNPVADDAAMLEMVSSANVATGFHAGDPHSIAGTLSNAAAHGVTLGAHVAYNDPAGFGRRFIDYAPGELADETLYQIGALDALARVHGMQVRYVKPHGALYNTIVHHEAHAKAVIDGIKAFSPDLAVMLLPGGVAVDIAEKAGLRVIREAFADRGYNPDGTLVSRREPGAVLHDPEDVAKRVLQVASTGSVTAIDGSEVEVQAESVCVHGDSPGSVELTRSVVRKLHDEGIRIEAVL, from the coding sequence ATGCACATCGACCTCAACGCCGACCTCGGCGAAACCACCGCGGGAAACCCGGTCGCTGACGACGCAGCCATGCTGGAAATGGTCTCCAGCGCAAACGTCGCCACCGGCTTCCACGCAGGTGATCCACACTCCATCGCCGGCACCTTAAGCAATGCCGCAGCCCACGGGGTCACCCTCGGCGCGCACGTGGCCTACAACGACCCGGCAGGCTTCGGCCGCCGCTTCATCGACTACGCCCCGGGCGAGCTGGCGGACGAAACGCTCTACCAAATCGGCGCCCTCGACGCACTCGCCCGCGTGCATGGCATGCAGGTGCGCTACGTCAAGCCGCACGGCGCGCTGTACAACACCATCGTCCACCACGAGGCGCACGCCAAGGCCGTCATCGACGGCATCAAAGCGTTCAGCCCGGATCTCGCCGTCATGCTCCTGCCCGGCGGGGTGGCCGTCGACATCGCGGAGAAGGCCGGCTTGCGCGTCATCCGCGAAGCTTTCGCCGACCGCGGCTACAACCCCGACGGCACGCTCGTGTCGCGCCGCGAACCCGGGGCGGTGCTGCACGACCCGGAGGACGTTGCCAAGCGAGTGCTCCAAGTCGCCTCCACCGGCTCCGTGACCGCCATCGACGGCTCCGAGGTCGAAGTTCAGGCGGAGTCCGTCTGCGTCCACGGCGACTCCCCCGGCTCCGTCGAACTGAC
- a CDS encoding HAD family hydrolase → MQTPRLIALDMDGTLLDSSGQVPEAFWPLLDAARNKGVVLAPASGRQLATLQEMFPDCSTFIAENGAVVAHGGRVVSTTALPAAPVARLLAALPSAPFAAHAVVCTPDVAATTALPPEVDAEVDKYYASRTTLVDAPSAPTVKIALYIESDAERDALAWVQDVVPELRAVVSGKHWLDLMHPEADKGVALRELAGALDIPLSHTAAFGDYLNDLGMLRAAGIAVAMGNAHDDLKAVADEVVGTNAEGAAVDKLAVWLS, encoded by the coding sequence ATGCAGACACCACGGTTGATCGCGCTGGACATGGACGGCACGCTACTGGACTCATCCGGCCAAGTACCGGAAGCGTTTTGGCCCTTGCTGGACGCTGCCCGCAACAAGGGCGTGGTGCTCGCGCCTGCCTCCGGGCGCCAGCTGGCCACGCTGCAGGAGATGTTCCCGGACTGCTCCACGTTCATCGCCGAAAACGGCGCGGTGGTCGCCCACGGCGGGCGCGTCGTTTCCACCACCGCCTTGCCCGCTGCTCCGGTCGCCCGGCTGCTGGCCGCACTGCCGAGTGCGCCGTTCGCCGCCCACGCCGTAGTGTGCACCCCTGACGTCGCCGCCACCACTGCCCTGCCGCCCGAGGTGGACGCAGAGGTGGACAAGTATTACGCCTCGCGCACCACGCTTGTCGACGCGCCTTCGGCCCCCACCGTCAAAATCGCCCTCTACATCGAGTCGGACGCCGAACGCGACGCGCTTGCGTGGGTGCAGGATGTGGTGCCGGAACTGCGCGCGGTGGTCTCCGGGAAGCACTGGCTGGACCTGATGCACCCCGAGGCGGACAAAGGGGTGGCGCTGCGCGAGCTCGCAGGCGCGCTGGACATCCCGCTGTCACACACCGCGGCGTTCGGCGACTACCTCAACGACCTGGGCATGCTACGCGCCGCCGGCATCGCAGTGGCGATGGGCAACGCGCACGACGACCTCAAGGCCGTGGCTGATGAGGTGGTGGGCACGAATGCGGAAGGTGCCGCCGTGGACAAGCTCGCCGTGTGGCTTTCATGA
- a CDS encoding DNA-3-methyladenine glycosylase — protein MIDFAQPADLVAPQLLGCVITHNGVSIRLTEVEAYLGASDPAAHTYRGKTARNAAMFGPPGRLYVYCSYGIHHNGNIVCAPEGQGQGCLMRGGEVVEGEELARKRRQRPDRAHIPFANLARGPGNLGQALGLSLGDNGAPAQLTMRESEPEWVAGPRIGISKNAQAPWRFWIPRDATVSTPRGYPKKR, from the coding sequence ATGATCGATTTCGCACAACCTGCCGATCTCGTCGCCCCACAGCTTCTGGGCTGCGTGATCACGCACAACGGCGTGAGCATCCGACTAACCGAGGTGGAGGCCTACCTCGGCGCCAGCGACCCGGCGGCGCACACCTACCGCGGCAAGACCGCACGCAACGCCGCGATGTTCGGCCCGCCCGGCAGGCTTTACGTGTACTGCTCCTACGGCATCCACCACAACGGCAACATCGTGTGCGCGCCCGAAGGGCAGGGGCAGGGCTGCCTCATGCGCGGCGGCGAAGTCGTTGAAGGGGAAGAACTGGCGCGTAAGCGGCGGCAGCGCCCGGACCGGGCGCACATCCCGTTTGCCAACCTCGCTCGCGGGCCGGGCAACTTGGGCCAGGCGCTCGGGCTGTCACTCGGCGACAACGGCGCGCCGGCGCAGTTGACCATGCGCGAAAGCGAGCCCGAGTGGGTGGCCGGCCCGCGCATCGGCATCTCCAAAAACGCGCAGGCGCCGTGGCGGTTTTGGATCCCCCGTGACGCCACGGTGTCTACGCCGCGGGGATACCCGAAGAAGCGCTAG
- a CDS encoding GntR family transcriptional regulator — protein MATDFNTDAMLAHNVSAEIRRAISRGEFAPGQKLNEVALAERFGVSRNTLREAFAMLTSEGLCERIPNRGVFLTTPSPEFVTDTFRARAAIEPAALLWGPDLDVERLDELNKEARVAIEEEDDDLLIAVNQAFHHVVLAAMGSKTLGDTMDQLDAFLRLATLPILERDPAFNRRFIEANEHVVELVKSGDRQAASDYLQVQLMEQAAAIIEMIEKINNGAV, from the coding sequence GTGGCAACTGATTTCAACACGGATGCCATGCTTGCACACAACGTTTCCGCCGAGATCCGCCGAGCGATCTCACGTGGCGAATTCGCCCCGGGGCAGAAGCTCAACGAGGTCGCCCTCGCCGAGCGTTTCGGGGTCTCCCGCAACACGTTGCGCGAAGCGTTTGCGATGCTGACCTCCGAGGGCCTGTGCGAACGCATCCCGAACCGCGGCGTCTTCCTGACCACGCCGTCGCCAGAGTTCGTCACCGACACCTTCCGTGCCCGTGCCGCCATCGAACCCGCCGCCCTGCTGTGGGGCCCCGACCTGGATGTCGAGCGCCTGGACGAGCTGAACAAAGAAGCGCGCGTGGCCATCGAAGAAGAAGACGACGACCTGCTCATCGCCGTCAACCAAGCTTTCCACCACGTCGTGCTCGCTGCCATGGGCTCGAAAACGCTGGGCGACACGATGGACCAGCTTGACGCCTTCCTCCGCCTGGCCACTCTGCCCATCCTCGAGCGCGACCCCGCGTTCAACCGCCGCTTCATCGAAGCCAATGAGCACGTCGTGGAACTGGTCAAGTCCGGCGACCGCCAAGCCGCCTCCGACTACCTACAGGTGCAGCTCATGGAGCAGGCAGCAGCGATCATCGAGATGATCGAGAAGATCAACAACGGCGCCGTCTAG